The following are from one region of the Oncorhynchus keta strain PuntledgeMale-10-30-2019 unplaced genomic scaffold, Oket_V2 Un_contig_1395_pilon_pilon, whole genome shotgun sequence genome:
- the LOC127918295 gene encoding uncharacterized protein LOC127918295, with protein MLQVQIENRGTPMMIDTGATYTCVSPNYASHLPMSGKYAKTIGFSGNTQLIPMTAPVRLTTCTKSVTIPIFVSDQTPNNLLGRDALCKMGIQIKCSPDGVIIERTGLQLPVMSTEGTANVYWLGGIESDVDRTVRKWGKFIQAQIPKAVRAKSEYHCTLQFDPHQDPLLEQLWVMGANGRKAPIMSQCIVIGKQGAAMDVMDGDGSEFVQKWFTVSDSVPHITLLVNQGYTSKDLGSMMKEVREKKWAKTDNPLIFHSKDKSFIKIVTTTILIGDPREVEVSTGQQVMLGEGLGLISELEKLRKLYQPRYGRNTIQTSGWLNLLVLFV; from the coding sequence ATGCTGCAGGTTCAGATAGAAAATAGAGGCACGCCCATGATGATAGATACTGGAGCCACTTACACATGTGTGAGTCCAAATTATGCTTCTCATCTCCCCATGTCAGGTAAATATGCCAAAACAATAGGATTCTCGGGAAATACGCAGTTAATTCCAATGACAGCTCCAGTTCGTCTAACAACTTGCACTAAATCTGTCACAATTCCAATCTTCGTGTCAGATCAAACACCGAATAATCTGCTAGGAAGGGATGCACTATGCAAGATGGGTATACAAATCAAATGTTCCCCTGATGGAGTAATAATTGAAAGAACAGGATTACAATTACCGGTGATGAGTACAGAAGGAACGGCTAATGTGTATTGGCTAGGAGGCATTGAATCAGATGTAGATAGAACTGTAAGGAAGTGGGGTAAATTCATCCAGGCCCAAATACCTAAAGCAGTTAGAGCAAAATCTGAATATCATTGCACACTGCAATTTGACCCACACCAGGACCCATTATTAGAACAACTTTGGGTTATGGGGGCAAATGGAAGGAAAGCACCTATAATGTCTCAGTGTATAGTCATTGGAAAGCAGGGAGCCGCAATGGATGTGATGGATGGAGACGGGTCTGAATTTGTGCAAAAATGGTTTACTGTCTCTGACTCCGTCCCTCACATCACATTGCTGGTAAATCAGGGTTACACATCTAAAGATCTAGGATCAATGATGAAGGAAGTTAGGGAAAAGAAATGGGCTAAAACAGACAATCCACTAATCTTTCATTCAAAGGATAAATCATTTATCAAAATAGTTACCACTACTATATTGATTGGTGATCCAAGGGAGGTAGAGGTTAGTACAGGCCAGCAGGTAATGTTAGGAGAAGGGCTAGGATTAATTAGTGAACTTGAGAAATTGAGAAAATTATACCAACCGAGGTATGGTCGCAATACGATACAGACGTCGGGTTGGTTAAATCTGCTAGTCCTGTTTGTGTAA